Proteins encoded together in one Microbacterium sp. ABRD28 window:
- a CDS encoding HPr family phosphocarrier protein, which yields MAPLTRTVRIGSSHGLHARPAKLFAQAAKEAGIPITVAKGSGEPVNAASILGVISLGVDQGDYVTLTADGENAENVLDALSELLTTDHDAA from the coding sequence ATGGCCCCCCTGACCCGCACGGTGCGCATCGGATCGTCGCACGGGCTGCACGCCCGCCCCGCAAAGCTCTTCGCGCAGGCGGCGAAGGAAGCCGGCATCCCGATCACGGTGGCCAAGGGCTCGGGTGAGCCGGTGAACGCCGCGAGCATCCTCGGCGTGATCTCGCTGGGCGTCGACCAGGGCGACTACGTCACGCTCACCGCCGACGGCGAGAACGCCGAGAACGTGCTCGACGCTCTCAGCGAGCTGCTGACCACCGACCACGACGCGGCGTGA
- a CDS encoding PTS sugar transporter, with protein sequence MRILVVCGAGASSTFVAQRVRRAAQDAGLPWTAIAGTEQSLPIDLDATDVILVGPHLADALPHIEEAAALRMTTVVLLPDDVFADLGGARTLELVRRAVAVAAPETTTDAGAENPAHT encoded by the coding sequence ATGCGGATCCTTGTCGTGTGTGGAGCGGGTGCGTCCAGCACCTTCGTGGCGCAGCGTGTGCGCCGCGCCGCACAGGATGCGGGACTGCCCTGGACCGCCATCGCCGGGACCGAGCAGTCGCTCCCGATCGACCTCGATGCCACCGACGTGATCCTCGTCGGTCCGCACCTTGCCGATGCGCTCCCGCACATCGAGGAGGCAGCGGCCCTGCGGATGACGACGGTGGTGCTGCTGCCCGATGACGTCTTCGCCGACCTCGGCGGCGCCCGCACGCTGGAACTCGTGCGTCGCGCGGTCGCCGTCGCGGCACCGGAGACCACGACGGATGCCGGGGCCGAGAACCCCGCGCACACCTGA